The proteins below are encoded in one region of Ascochyta rabiei chromosome 21, complete sequence:
- a CDS encoding Long-chain-fatty-acid--CoA ligase: MTTQNLKKYAPQAQALRPGPYTCEAPGVQKPEGETIPRRNLAAKNGLVKVPQDGVDTLYDVLRYSAAKFGNAKCVGARKIVNVHEETKKIKKMVDGKEQEVDKKWQYFELSPYSYKSFVEFEKMALTVGSALAHLGYKPNDRLHLFAATSMQWLASAHGALSQSLAIVTAYDTLGEEGLTHSMQQTHAKVMFTDPELLPKLVNPFKKTKDVSVVVYSTKNDAKQKDIEALTSAHPHLKVLSFDQLLSLGNDNPAQPIPPKADDLACIMYTSGSTGTPKGVMIKHRNVVAAVAGVDAIVGKYLGPGDVLITYLPAAHILEFVFENAVLYWGGTMGYGTIRTLSDTSVRNCAGDIRELKPTVMVGVPQIWETVKKGIVSKVEAGGAVKSKLFWGAFAAKSFLLGSGLPGSGVLDAIVFNKVKEATGGRLRICLNGGGPIAKETQRFISLAITPMISGYGLTETCAMGALMDPLAWTDTALGEMPASVEMKLVDFADAGYHSTNKPPQGEIWIRGGAVVSGYLDMPEETAESFTEDGWFKTGDVGEFDSQGQIRIIDRKKNLVKTLAGEYIALEKLESMYRSAPIVANICVYAAEDRQKPIAIIVPAEPALKKLAAEQGVSGDHLEELVHDKKINSAVLKQLQQAGQKGGLAGFEIIEGVVLADEEWTPQNGLTTAAQKLNRKGILKQYEKEVDKAYGRS; this comes from the exons ATGACGACGCAGAACCTCAAGAAGTACGCGCCCCAGGCCCAGGCATTGCGCCCCGGACCGTACACATGCGAGGCGCCTGGCGTCCAGAAGCCCGAGGGCGAGACGATACCGCGCCGCAACCTCGCGGCAAAGAATGGCCTCGTCAAGGTCCCCCAGGACGGCGTCGACACGCTGTACGATGTGCTGCGCTACTCGGCCGCCAAGTTCGGCAACGCAAAGTGCGTGGGTGCGCGCAAGATCGTCAACGTCCACGAGGAGACAAAGAAGATCAAGAAGATGGTCGACGGCAAGGAGCAGGAGGTGGACAAGAAGTGGCAGTACTTCGAGCTCAGCCCCtacagctacaagagcttCGTCGAGTTTGAGAAGATGGCCCTGACCGTCGGCTCTGCCCTCGCCCACCTCGGCTACAAGCCCAACGACCGCCTGCACCTGTTTGCTGCCACGAGTATGCAATGGCTGGCTTCCGCCCACGGCGCTCTCTCGCAGTCTCTCGCCATTGTCACCGCATACGACACTCTCGGCGAGGAGGGCCTCACGCACAGCATGCAGCAGACGCACGCAAAGGTCATGTTCACCGACCCGGAGCTGCTGCCCAAGCTCGTGAATCCCTTCAAGAAGACAAAGGACGTCAGCGTCGTTGTCTACAGCACCAAGAACGATGCGAAGCAAAAGGACATTGAAGCCCTCACCAGCGCGCATCCCCACCTCAAGGTCCTCAGCTTCGACCAGCTCCTGAGCCTGGGCAACGACAACCCCGCCCAGCCCATCCCCCCCAAGGCAGACGACCTGGCCTGCATCATGTACACCTCCGGCTCCACGGGCACACCCAAGGGTGTCATGATCAAGCACCGCAACGTCGTTGCTGCTG TGGCTGGTGTCGACGCCATTGTTGGCAAGTACCTCGGCCCCGGCGACGTCCTCATCACATACCTTCCCGCCGCGCACATCCTCGAATTCGTCTTCGAGAACGCCGTTCTGTACTGGGGTGGAACCATGGGCTACGGCACCATTCGCACCCTCTCCGACACCTCTGTGCGCAACTGCGCCGGCGACATTCGCGAGCTGAAGCCCACAGTCATGGTCGGAGTTCCCCAGATCTGGGAGACGGTCAAGAAGGGCATCGTCAGCAAGGTCGAAGCCGGCGGCGCCGTCAAGAGCAAGCTCTTCTGGGGCGCCTTCGCAGCCAAGAGCTTCCTTCTCGGCTCCGGGCTTCCTGGCAGCGGCGTGCTCGACGCTATCGTCTTCAACAAGGTCAAGGAAGCCACCGGCGGTAGGCTGCGTATCTGCTTGAACGGTGGTGGACCCATTGCAAAGGAGACTCAGCGCTTCATCTCTCTCGCCATCACTCCCATGATCTCCGGCTACGGTCTCACGGAAACTTGTGCCATGGGCGCACTCATGGACCCGCTCGCCTGGACCGACACAGCGCTGGGCGAGATGCCCGCCTCGGTTGAGATGAAGCTTGTCGACTTTGCCGACGCAGGCTACCACTCCACCAACAAGCCACCGCAGGGCGAGATCTGGATTCGTGGCGGCGCCGTCGTGTCCGGCTACTTGGACATGCCTGAGGAAACTGCCGAATCCTTTACTGAAGACGGGTGGTTCAAGACGGGCGACGTTGGCGAGTTTGACTCCCAGGGCCAGATTCGCATCATCGACCGCAAGAAGAACCTTGTCAAGACGCTCGCAGGCGAATACATTGCGCTCGAGAAGCTCGAGTCGATGTACCGCTCCGCTCCCATCGTGGCCAACATCTGCGTGTACGCAGCCGAAGACCGCCAGAAACCCATCGCCATCATCGTCCCAGCCGAGCCGGCGCTCAAGAAGCTGGCCGCCGAGCAGGGCGTCTCGGGCGACCATCTCGAGGAGCTGGTGCACGACAAGAAGATCAACAGCGCGGTGCTGAAGCAGCTACAACAGGCCGGGCAAAAGGGTGGCTTGGCCGGCTTCGAGATCATCGAGGGCGTCGTGCTGGCTGATGAGGAGTGGACGCCGCAGAAC GGTCTTACCACTGCCGCGCAGAAGCTGAACCGCAAGGGCATCTTGAAGCAGTACGAGAAGGAGGTGGACAAGGCATACGGCCGCTCGTAG
- a CDS encoding Stearoyl-CoA 9-desaturase — translation MPSSQPVSGDLAIKPEFVDEKSPMASTNEPNRNPKYDPKKPHITDQPITKANWYKHVNWLNVVFIIGIPLAGCIAAFWTPLKWQTALWAVVYYFWTGLGITAGYHRLWAHKSYNASLPLSIFLAAVGGGAVEGSIRWWSRDHRAHHRYTDTSKDPYSVRKGLLYSHLGWMVMKQNPKRIGRTDITDLNEDPVVVWQHKHYIKVVVFMGLIFPSAVAGLLWNDWKGGFIYAGILRIFFVQQATFCVNSLAHWLGDQPFDDRNSPRDHVITALVTLGEGYHNFHHEFPSDYRNAIEWHQYDPTKWSIWLWSKLGLASNLKQFRANEIEKGRVQQLQKKIDQKRSKLDWGVPLEQLPVIEWDDYVEQAKNGRGLIAVAGVVHDVTEFIAEHPGGKTLIKSGIGKDATAMFNGGVYFHSNAAHNLLSTMRVGVIRGGCEVEIWKRAQMENKDVGIAKDASGNPIVRAGDQVTKVAQPAVSASAA, via the exons ATGCCCTCCTCCCAGCCTGTCTCGGGCGACCTCGCCATCAAGCCCGAGTTCGTGGACGAGAAGTCGCCCATGGCTTCGACCAACGAGCCCAACCGCAATCCCAAGTACGACCCGAAGAAGCCGCACATCACCGATCAGCCCATCACAAAGGCCAACTGGTACAAGCACGTCAACTGGCTCAAC GTTGTCTTCATCATCGGCATCCCGCTCGCTGGCTGCATTGCCGCTTTCTGGACCCCGTTGAAGTGGCAGACTGCTCTCTGGGCCGTCGTCTACTACTTCTGGACTGGTCTCGGCATCACAGCCGGCTACCATCGTCTCTGGGCGCACAAATCCTACAATGCCTCCCTGCCTCTGTCCATCTTCCTCGCCGccgttggtggtggtgctgtcGAGGGCTCCATCCGCTGGTGGTCTCGTGACCACCGCGCCCACCACCGCTACACCGACACCAGCAAGGACCCCTACTCCGTCCGCAAGGGTCTCTTGTACTCTCACCTCGGCTGGATGGTCATGAAGCAGAACCCCAAGCGCATTGGCCGCACCGACATCACCGACCTGAACGAGGACCCCGTCGTCGTCTGGCAGCACAAGCACTACATCAAGGTCGTTGTCTTCATGGGCTTGATCTTCCCctctgctgttgctggtCTTCTCTGGAACGACTGGAAGGGTGGCTTCATCTATGCTGGTATCCTCCGCATCTTCTTCGTCCAGCAGGCCACCTTCTGCGTCAACTCGCTTGCTCACTGGCTCGGTGACCAGCCTTTCGACGACCGCAACTCTCCTCGTGACCACGTCATCACCGCTCTTGTTACCCTTGGTGAGGGCTACCACAACTTCCACCACGAGTTCCCCTCCGACTACCGCAACGCTATTGAGTGGCACCAGTACGACCCCACCAAGTGGTCCATCTGGCTGTGGTCTAAGCTTGGTCTTGCCTCCAACCTGAAGCAGTTCCGTGCCAACGAGATCGAGAAGGGCCGTGTCCAGCAGCTCCAGAAGAAGATCGACCAGAAGCGCTCCAAGCTTGACTGGGGTGTTCCTCTTGAGCAGCTGCCCGTCATCGAGTGGGACGACTACGTTGAGCAGGCCAAGAACGGCCGCGGTCTTATCGCTGTTGCCGGTGTTGTACATGACGTCACCGAGTTCATCGCTGAGCACCCCGGTGGTAAGACCCTCATCAAGAGCGGTATTGGCAAGGACGCTACCGCCATGTTCAACGGTGGTGTCTACTTCCACTCCAACGCTGCCCACAACCTTCTCTCCACCATGCGTGTTGGTGTCATCCGCGGTGGTTGCGAGGTGGAGATCTGGAAGCGTGCCCAGATGGAGAACAAGGACGTTGGCATTGCCAAGGACGCTTCTGGCAACCCCATCGTCAGGGCTGGCGACCAGGTCACCAAGGTCGCTCAGCCTGCTGTCAGCGCCAGCGCAGCATGA
- a CDS encoding SET domain-containing protein 3 has protein sequence MTDVSSIQAHAEPQPAPAAFFSPGPPPPAYSHGSPALDGVIEEEDSSTIKCICGFADDDGNTVLCERCDTWQHIVCYYESAEHVPEVHECTDCSPRPIDSRRAADKQRQRKELLNLGERKGRPKTTTKNPKKRTKDPLGSAQPNGWPTSSNSDLHYNHERKSGSPRDLPPPNKRPKTNHRPSGSVSVIGQAPALAPAPRKRASSFVVNGNSPVKSPTNIEGPMEDFSLEFMNLYTSPEPQSADNNSYTSLGVASDIAMWLKDPDALAEASGGKKPQDLFSRIENTIQELESSTTPLLITKQTEVDSGITAHGLHPQWHFITAETPIPDGGYVGELKGLVGRKEEYCQDPANRWSLLRHPEPFVFFPPHLPIYIDTRQEGNILRYARRSCSPNMAMKILVEASSDYHFCFVATRQIEPTEELTVGWDIDSEVQKQLVKVVTNGAKDGFRRIQPWVSCVLANFGGCACDTSTGHECLLERARRPIAEPAQPTKAKNKKPKKSQVSPLSTGRATNSRAGSETLNRDNADDDHMDSRSTSGSHKSSSRDITPATHFSLDGDLKMSDREKRKLQQQEKLFEQMEDEQHKGKRGKRNSAGSTLNTPSISTSKRLGHAEPSPSARHREHSHGVARKTSGSSSKTNGRSAPKPKPVYVEASTQTEDDDGAVATIHTSVPPREMKPPVSFKRKLLQQAQEDKLQRERMRSASIKTEGRSPALKDVSSNKPSPLPPSPPLEDPSAMEITLDPASVPPRPKELTPAKESSPVPTADVDMDDADDIVTPKAADPKVEDMPDARALETLKDVSHPPMHPPAPPWPATSSARASPAPSLDGSAKSVDLHVDMPAKPDLTNPFAPAVTGTASVQSPLAIASHFSPAVQEAVNPTPVRKKLSLSEFASRRAKLAQTTSTNGTPPLASQSTGSPTLSTASLPTTASPPSKTAELSLPIVSEEAQPMQTVAATATAPTPT, from the exons ATGACAGACGTCTCCTCGATCCAGGCGCATGCTGAACCTCAGCCCGCACCCGCCGCCTTCTTCAGCCCCGGCCCTCCACCCCCAGCCTACTCTCATGGCTCTCCTGCCCTAGACGGCGTcatcgaagaagaagattcCTCCACAATCAAATGCATCTGCGGCTTCGCCGACGATGACGGCAACACCGTCCTGTGCGAGCGCTGCGACACATGGCAGCACATTGTCTGCTACTACGAGTCTGCCGAGCATGTGCCTGAAGTGCACGAATGCACAGACTGCAGCCCACGACCCATTGATTCGAGAAGGGCTGCCGACAAGCAGCGTCAGCGAAAGGAACTGCTCAACCTCGGCGAGCGCAAGGGTCGGCCAAAGACAACCACCAAGAACCCCAAGAAACGCACAAAGGATCCACTCGGCTCCGCACAGCCCAACGGCTGGCCAACAAGCTCGAACAGCGACCTCCACTACAACCACGAACGCAAAAGTGGCAGTCCCCGGGATCTACCTCCTCCGAACAAGCGGCCGAAGACAAACCATCGACCCTCGGGCTCCGTCAGCGTCATCGGCCAAGCGCCAGCACTTGCCCCTGCGCCGCGCAAACGGGCTAGCTCTTTCGTCGTAAACGGCAACAGCCCTGTCAAGTCTCCGACCAACATCGAGGGTCCTATGGAGGACTTCTCGCTCGAATTCATGAACCTCTACACGTCGCCCGAGCCACAATCGGCCGACAACAACTCCTACACGAGCCTTGGCGTTGCCAGCGATATCGCAATGTGGCTCAAGGATCCAGACGCCTTGGCTGAGGCCAGTGGGGGCAAGAAACCCCAGGATCTCTTCTCGCGCATTGAGAACACCATCCAGGAATTAGAGTCATCTACAACGCCCCTCCTCATCACAAAGCAGACAGAAGTCGACTCCGGCATCACGGCACACGGTCTTCACCCACAGTGGCATTTTATTACGGCCGAGACCCCCATCCCTGACGGGGGCTACGTTGGCGAACTGAAGGGCTTAGTGGGTCGAAAAGAAGAATACTGTCAGGACCCCGCGAATCGATGGAGTCTGCTGCGCCATCCAGAACCCTTTGTCTTCTTTCCACCACACCTGCCAATATACATCGACACACGGCAGGAGGGGAACATCCTACGCTACGCGCGACGGAGCTGCTCGCCCAACATGGCTATGAAGATCCTCGTCGAAGCCAGCAGCGACTACCACTTCTGCTTTGTAGCGACACGGCAGATTGAGCCCACGGAAGAGCTCACTGTTGGCTGGGACATCGACTCTGAAGTACAGAAACAACTCGTCAAGGTCGTTACCAACGGCGCCAAGGACGGATTCAGAAGGATACAGCCCTGGGTATCTTGCGTTCTCGCCAACTTTGGTGGCTGTGCATGCGACACGTCCACCGGCCACGAATGTCTCTTGGAGCGAGCCCGCCGCCCTATCGCCGAGCCTGCACAGCCAACCAAGGCCAAGAACAAGAAACCGAAGAAGTCGCAGGTTTCACCTCTGAGCACGGGTCGTGCGACGAACAGCCGTGCTGGCAGTGAGACACTGAACCGCGACAACGCTGATGATGACCACATGGACAGCCGTTCTACGTCCGGCTCCCACAAGTCCAGCAGTCGAGACATTACGCCCGCTACCCATTTCTCGCTCGATGGTGATCTCAAGATGTCGGACCGTGAGAAGCGAAAGCTGCAACAGCAGGAGAAGCTGTTCGAGCAGATGGAAGACGAGCAACACAAGGGCAAGAGAGGGAAGAGAAACAGTGCTGGGTCAACCCTCAATACGCCCAGCATCTCAACCTCG AAGCGGCTCGGACATGCCGAACCATCACCCTCCGCACGCCATCGCGAACACAGTCACGGCGTGGCTCGAAAGACGTCCGGCAGCTCATCCAAGACGAACGGTCGCAGCGCACCGAAGCCCAAACCTGTCTATGTTGAAGCATCCACACAAACAGAAGACGATGATGGTGCTGTTGCTACTATCCACACTTCAGTGCCGCCAAGGGAAATGAAGCCTCCTGTGTCGTTCAAGCGCAAGCTCCTTCAACAGGCTCAGGAAGACAAGCTCCAACGTGAGCGAATGCGATCTGCTTCAATAAAAACCGAAGGCAGATCGCCAGCTTTGAAGGACGTGTCCTCAAACAAGCCGTCACCACTACCCCCGTCTCCGCCACTCGAGGACCCATCGGCCATGGAGATTACACTGGATCCTGCATCTGTGCCACCACGACCAAAGGAGCTGACGCCAGCAAAAGAATCGTCTCCAGTTCCCACCGCTGATGTCGATATGGACGACGCTGATGACATTGTGACACCGAAAGCAGCAGATCCCAAGGTCGAGGACATGCCTGATGCTCGTGCGTTGGAGACCTTGAAGGATGTCTCGCATCCTCCCATGCATCCACCCGCGCCGCCATGGCCGGCCACGTCTTCAGCTCGAGCATCGCCGGCGCCTAGCTTAGATGGTTCGGCGAAGTCTGTCGATCTTCACGTCGACATGCCAGCGAAGCCTGATTTGACGAACCCTTTTGCTCCAGCAGTTACAGGGACAGCGTCTGTGCAATCGCCTCTGGCAATTGCCTCGCACTTTTCGCCCGCTGTTCAGGAGGCCGTCAATCCCACACCAGTGCGCAAGAAGCTTAGCCTAAGCGAGTTTGCAAGCAGAAGGGCAAAGCTCGCACAGACAACAAGTACGAACGGCACGCCTCCTCTGGCGTCTCAGTCGACCGGCTCACCTACCTTATCAACAGCGAGTCTGCCGACTACCGCTTCACCGCCCAGCAAGACTGCTGAGCTCTCGTTGCCCATTGTTAGCGAGGAAGCGCAGCCTATGCAGACCGTCGCGGCTACTGCGACTGCGCCCACCCCGACATGA